A section of the Rhizomicrobium sp. genome encodes:
- the carA gene encoding glutamine-hydrolyzing carbamoyl-phosphate synthase small subunit, with protein sequence MPIASPASAAPPAADFARGRLVLADGTVFEGQAFGAAGDGVGEVCFNTAMTGYEEILTDPSYAGQIVCFTFPHIGIVGTNLEDIESLNPVVRGVIVRADAEHPSNYRALSALDAWLKKNNIPGLAGIDTRALTNRIREKGMPHGAITRGGPDDGLAAAKAFPGLVGLDLAKDVSSRQTYKWSEMPWAWGKGYGELPEPSWRVTVVDYGVKRNMLRILAGLGADITVVPAQSTFDEVMRHKPDGVLLSNGPGDPAATGTYAIPTIKGLVDSNVPVFGICLGHQMLGLALGGETRKMAQGHHGANHPVKDLETGKVEIVSMNHGFTVDRDSLPAGVKETHVSLFDGSNCGIRVEGKRIFGVQYHPEASPGPMDSHYLFDRFARAAKREA encoded by the coding sequence ATGCCCATCGCCTCGCCCGCCTCCGCCGCACCGCCAGCGGCGGATTTTGCGCGCGGACGGCTCGTGCTGGCGGACGGAACCGTGTTCGAGGGCCAGGCCTTCGGCGCGGCCGGCGACGGCGTCGGCGAGGTCTGCTTCAACACCGCGATGACGGGCTATGAGGAGATCCTCACCGATCCGTCCTATGCCGGGCAGATCGTGTGCTTCACGTTTCCGCATATCGGCATCGTGGGGACCAATCTGGAAGACATCGAGTCGCTCAATCCCGTCGTGCGCGGCGTGATCGTGCGCGCCGATGCGGAGCATCCGTCGAACTATCGCGCGCTGTCGGCGCTCGACGCCTGGCTCAAGAAGAACAACATCCCCGGCCTCGCCGGCATCGACACGCGGGCGCTGACCAACCGGATCCGCGAGAAGGGCATGCCGCATGGCGCGATCACGCGCGGCGGCCCCGATGACGGGCTTGCGGCGGCGAAGGCGTTTCCGGGACTGGTGGGCCTCGACCTCGCCAAGGACGTGTCGTCGCGCCAGACTTACAAATGGAGCGAGATGCCCTGGGCCTGGGGCAAGGGCTATGGCGAGCTGCCGGAACCCTCCTGGCGCGTGACGGTGGTCGATTACGGCGTCAAGCGGAACATGCTGCGCATCCTGGCCGGGCTCGGCGCCGACATCACCGTGGTGCCGGCGCAATCGACCTTCGACGAGGTGATGCGGCATAAGCCGGACGGCGTGCTGCTGTCCAACGGGCCAGGCGATCCGGCGGCGACCGGAACCTATGCGATCCCGACCATCAAGGGGCTGGTGGATTCCAATGTGCCGGTGTTCGGCATCTGCCTCGGCCATCAGATGCTGGGCCTGGCACTGGGCGGCGAGACGCGGAAGATGGCCCAGGGCCATCACGGCGCCAACCATCCGGTGAAGGACCTGGAGACCGGCAAGGTCGAGATCGTGTCGATGAACCACGGCTTCACGGTGGATCGCGACAGCCTGCCGGCCGGCGTTAAGGAAACGCATGTTTCGCTGTTCGACGGCAGCAATTGCGGGATTAGAGTCGAGGGCAAGAGGATATTCGGCGTGCAATATCACCCCGAGGCGTCGCCCGGGCCGATGGACAGCCACTATCTGTTCGACCGTTTCGCGCGCGCCGCGAAGAGAGAAGCCTAG
- a CDS encoding cupin domain-containing protein yields the protein MANPPLKIDFIASAAKLAASGQPSVSLFQQGDANLLLFVPADQDTQQAHKRDEIYIIQAGHGIFKRGGETVRFDAGDVLFAPAGVPHRFASFSAEFKAWVMFFGPEGGTKA from the coding sequence ATGGCCAATCCGCCGTTGAAGATCGATTTCATCGCCTCGGCGGCCAAGCTCGCGGCGTCCGGCCAGCCGTCGGTATCGCTGTTCCAGCAGGGCGACGCCAATCTGCTGCTGTTCGTGCCCGCGGACCAGGACACCCAGCAGGCGCATAAGCGCGACGAGATTTATATCATCCAGGCCGGCCACGGCATCTTCAAGCGCGGCGGCGAGACGGTGCGCTTCGACGCCGGCGACGTGCTGTTCGCTCCCGCGGGCGTGCCGCACCGCTTCGCGAGCTTCTCCGCCGAGTTCAAGGCCTGGGTGATGTTCTTCGGGCCCGAGGGCGGGACGAAGGCGTGA
- a CDS encoding methyltransferase domain-containing protein produces MTNEQLTARLAKPRFPRSSGYDARWVADNLMGPNVLWLAEYLSEALDLKSGMRILDLGCGKAVSSIFFAKEFGVTVTAADLWIKPTENLARIEAAGLADRVFSVHAEAHALPFAHEEFDAIVSLDAYQYFGTDDLYLGYIAKFLKPGGRLGIVVPGLAQEIAAVPPHLEPWWEWDFCCFHSPGWWRRHWEKTGLVAVETADAMDDGPALWLDWYRAVQPLLTGFHAKSAADGIAMLEADTEKLFGFTRAVARKDGADYVVAGPLE; encoded by the coding sequence ATGACGAACGAACAGCTCACCGCGCGGCTGGCAAAGCCGCGCTTTCCGCGCAGTTCCGGCTATGACGCCCGCTGGGTTGCGGACAATCTGATGGGCCCGAACGTGCTCTGGCTCGCGGAGTATCTCAGCGAGGCGCTCGATCTCAAGTCCGGCATGCGCATCCTCGATCTCGGCTGCGGCAAGGCGGTCTCTTCGATCTTCTTCGCCAAGGAGTTCGGCGTGACCGTCACCGCCGCCGATCTCTGGATCAAGCCGACGGAGAATCTTGCCCGCATCGAAGCCGCCGGCCTCGCCGACCGCGTCTTCTCCGTCCACGCCGAAGCGCACGCGCTGCCCTTCGCGCACGAAGAGTTCGACGCCATCGTCAGCCTCGACGCCTATCAGTATTTCGGCACCGACGATCTCTATCTCGGATATATCGCGAAATTCCTGAAGCCTGGCGGACGCCTCGGCATCGTCGTGCCGGGCCTGGCGCAGGAGATCGCGGCAGTGCCGCCGCATCTCGAACCCTGGTGGGAATGGGATTTCTGCTGCTTCCATTCGCCCGGCTGGTGGCGGCGCCATTGGGAGAAGACCGGCCTCGTCGCCGTCGAAACCGCCGATGCGATGGATGACGGTCCTGCGCTGTGGCTCGATTGGTATCGCGCCGTGCAGCCGCTCCTGACCGGCTTCCATGCCAAATCCGCGGCCGACGGCATCGCCATGCTGGAAGCCGACACGGAAAAGCTGTTCGGTTTCACCCGCGCCGTGGCGCGCAAGGACGGAGCGGACTACGTCGTCGCCGGACCGTTGGAGTAA
- a CDS encoding YjhX family toxin, translating to MNISKLEQRVLHCLAQGGRIRHTRNDGRIVEVDCYNRDGHRLADCTLGLFKKLKQRGLIESRGGAPYRISRLGLASVRAQLDNR from the coding sequence TTGAACATCTCGAAACTGGAGCAGCGCGTGCTGCACTGCCTGGCGCAGGGCGGCCGCATTCGACATACCCGAAACGACGGCCGCATCGTTGAGGTCGATTGCTACAACCGCGATGGCCACCGCCTGGCCGACTGCACGCTCGGCCTTTTCAAGAAGCTGAAGCAGCGCGGACTCATCGAGTCTCGCGGCGGCGCACCCTACCGCATCTCGCGGCTGGGCCTCGCATCCGTGCGCGCGCAATTGGACAACCGATAG
- a CDS encoding DUF4893 domain-containing protein, protein MSANLSKLLLGAAVLALTATAASAAWQDVASPYDQQRLARLGEAKEKALAEAHAGTGSGDASAIDAALGPASHAPSGGELLGGWRCRTIKLGGITPYVVYSWFNCRISQRGGGLFFEKTSGSQHTAGFLYPADGGLVYLGASSVTGEPPHAYSGNGASAGAAATPDDQIGILTMISAGHARLEMPFPVQESTLDVIELKR, encoded by the coding sequence ATGTCCGCGAACCTGTCTAAACTTCTCCTCGGTGCCGCCGTCCTGGCGCTGACCGCGACCGCCGCCTCCGCCGCCTGGCAGGACGTCGCTTCGCCCTACGACCAGCAGCGTCTCGCCCGGCTCGGCGAAGCCAAGGAGAAGGCCCTCGCCGAAGCCCATGCCGGCACCGGTTCGGGCGACGCTTCGGCGATCGACGCCGCGCTCGGCCCGGCCAGCCATGCGCCTTCGGGCGGCGAGCTTCTCGGCGGCTGGCGCTGCCGCACCATCAAGCTCGGCGGCATCACGCCCTATGTCGTCTATTCCTGGTTCAACTGCCGCATCTCGCAGCGCGGCGGCGGATTGTTCTTCGAGAAGACCAGCGGCAGCCAGCACACCGCCGGCTTCCTCTATCCCGCCGATGGCGGGCTTGTTTATCTCGGCGCCTCGTCGGTGACCGGCGAGCCGCCGCACGCCTATTCCGGCAACGGCGCCAGCGCCGGCGCCGCCGCGACGCCGGACGACCAGATCGGCATCCTGACGATGATCAGCGCCGGCCACGCCCGCCTGGAAATGCCCTTCCCGGTGCAGGAGTCGACGCTGGATGTGATCGAGCTCAAGCGCTAG
- the fabI gene encoding enoyl-ACP reductase FabI, which produces MADGKLMQGKRGLVMGVANDHSIAWGIARVLAAQGAEIAFTYQGDAQAKRLRPLAQSIGAQIVLPADVENDAELDAVFDRLKTHWGKIDFLVHAIAFSDRDELKGRYVDTTRGNFSRTLSISCYSFTAVAQRAAALMTDGGSLVTLTYLGASRVMPNYNVMGIAKAALEASVRYLAADLGKDGIRVNAISAGPMRTLAGSAVGDARMVFKWNKSHAPLKRSVELDHVGGAALYLLSDLAGGVTGEVHFVDAGFNVVGMPPTSDLKGWVAPENEATEGAKANVREPV; this is translated from the coding sequence ATGGCGGACGGCAAGTTGATGCAGGGCAAGCGGGGCCTGGTGATGGGGGTCGCCAACGACCATTCCATCGCCTGGGGCATCGCGCGCGTGCTCGCCGCCCAGGGCGCCGAAATCGCCTTCACCTATCAGGGCGATGCCCAGGCCAAGCGGCTCAGGCCGCTGGCGCAATCCATCGGCGCGCAGATCGTTCTGCCGGCCGATGTCGAGAACGATGCCGAGCTCGACGCGGTATTCGACCGGCTGAAGACCCATTGGGGCAAGATCGATTTTCTGGTCCACGCCATCGCCTTCTCGGATCGCGACGAGCTCAAGGGCCGCTATGTCGACACCACGCGCGGCAATTTCTCCCGCACCCTGTCGATCTCCTGCTATTCCTTCACCGCGGTGGCGCAGCGCGCCGCCGCCCTGATGACCGATGGCGGCTCGCTGGTCACGCTGACCTATCTCGGCGCCAGCCGCGTCATGCCGAATTACAACGTCATGGGCATCGCCAAGGCGGCGCTGGAAGCCTCGGTCCGCTATCTCGCCGCCGATCTCGGCAAGGACGGCATCCGCGTCAACGCGATCAGCGCCGGCCCGATGCGCACCCTGGCCGGCTCCGCCGTCGGCGATGCGCGCATGGTATTCAAATGGAACAAGAGCCACGCGCCGCTCAAGAGAAGCGTCGAGCTCGATCATGTCGGCGGCGCCGCGCTCTATCTGCTCAGCGATCTGGCGGGCGGCGTGACGGGCGAGGTGCATTTCGTCGATGCCGGATTCAACGTGGTCGGCATGCCGCCGACCTCCGATCTCAAAGGCTGGGTCGCGCCCGAGAACGAAGCGACCGAAGGGGCCAAAGCGAATGTCCGCGAACCTGTCTAA
- the fabB gene encoding beta-ketoacyl-ACP synthase I, with amino-acid sequence MRRVVVTGMGIVSSIGNNTQEVVASLREAKSGIVTAEDYVKYGFRSQVHGSLKIDLDAVVDRRARRFQGDGAGYCWVAMNQAIADAGLEAHDISNPRTGLIVGTGGPSTKAIVAAADVTRANHSPKRIGPFAVPKAMSSTASANLSTWFKTKGVNYSISSACSTSANCIGNAYEMIQWGKQDVMFAGGGEELDWTLSELFDAMGAMSSRFNATPQKASRAYDKNRDGFVISGGGGILILEEYEHAKARGAKIYAEMVGYGATADGADMVAPSGEGAVRCMRMAIEKVKAPIDYINPHATSTPVGDIPEINAIREVFGEAMPPISATKSLTGHSQGAAGVHEAIYTLLMMQSGFICESANIEEIDPAVASANIVRRRIDNARIETALSNSFGFGGTNASLVFQRAA; translated from the coding sequence ATGAGACGCGTGGTGGTCACCGGGATGGGCATCGTCTCATCCATCGGCAACAACACCCAGGAAGTCGTCGCCTCGCTGCGCGAAGCCAAGTCCGGCATCGTGACGGCGGAAGACTATGTGAAATACGGCTTCCGCTCCCAGGTGCATGGCAGCCTGAAGATCGATCTCGACGCCGTGGTCGACCGCCGCGCGCGGCGCTTCCAGGGCGACGGCGCCGGCTATTGCTGGGTCGCGATGAACCAGGCCATCGCCGATGCGGGGCTTGAGGCGCACGACATCTCCAATCCGCGAACCGGCCTCATCGTCGGCACCGGCGGTCCCTCGACCAAGGCCATCGTCGCGGCGGCGGACGTCACCCGCGCCAACCATTCGCCCAAGCGCATCGGCCCCTTCGCGGTGCCCAAGGCGATGTCGTCCACCGCCTCGGCCAATCTCTCGACCTGGTTCAAGACCAAGGGCGTGAACTACTCGATCTCGTCGGCCTGCTCGACCTCGGCCAATTGCATCGGCAACGCCTATGAGATGATCCAATGGGGCAAGCAGGACGTGATGTTCGCCGGCGGCGGCGAGGAACTCGACTGGACGCTCTCCGAACTGTTCGACGCGATGGGCGCGATGTCGTCCAGGTTCAACGCGACGCCGCAAAAGGCCTCCCGCGCCTATGACAAGAATCGCGACGGCTTTGTCATCTCCGGCGGCGGCGGCATCCTCATCCTCGAAGAGTACGAGCACGCCAAAGCCCGCGGCGCCAAGATCTATGCCGAGATGGTCGGCTATGGCGCCACCGCCGATGGCGCCGACATGGTGGCGCCGAGCGGGGAGGGCGCGGTGCGCTGCATGCGCATGGCGATCGAGAAGGTGAAGGCCCCGATCGACTACATCAACCCGCACGCGACCTCGACCCCCGTCGGCGACATCCCGGAGATCAACGCCATCCGCGAGGTCTTCGGCGAGGCCATGCCGCCGATCAGCGCCACCAAGTCCCTCACCGGCCACAGCCAGGGCGCCGCCGGCGTGCACGAGGCGATCTACACGCTCCTGATGATGCAATCGGGCTTCATCTGCGAAAGCGCCAATATCGAAGAGATCGATCCCGCCGTCGCCTCCGCGAACATCGTGCGCCGGCGCATCGACAACGCCCGAATCGAGACCGCGCTGTCCAATTCTTTCGGCTTCGGCGGCACCAATGCCTCGCTGGTGTTCCAGCGCGCCGCATAG
- the fabA gene encoding bifunctional 3-hydroxydecanoyl-ACP dehydratase/trans-2-decenoyl-ACP isomerase has product MDKPNPARKSSFDMAGLLACARGELFGPGNARLPLPPMLMFDRITKITDDGGEAGKGTVEAELDVNPNLWFFKCHFQDDPVMPGCLGLDALWQMVGFFLGWMGGLGKGRALGVGEVKFSGMVLPTAKKITYYVELKRVIMRKLVMGVADGIMKVDGKVVYEVKDMKVGLFSDAVEALKNAGAQPVTA; this is encoded by the coding sequence GTGGACAAGCCCAATCCCGCACGCAAATCCTCCTTCGACATGGCCGGCCTGCTCGCCTGCGCCCGCGGGGAGCTGTTCGGCCCCGGCAACGCCCGGTTGCCGCTGCCGCCGATGCTGATGTTCGACCGCATCACCAAGATCACCGACGACGGCGGCGAGGCCGGCAAGGGCACGGTGGAGGCGGAACTCGACGTCAACCCGAACCTGTGGTTCTTCAAATGCCATTTCCAGGACGATCCGGTGATGCCGGGCTGCCTGGGGCTGGACGCCCTGTGGCAGATGGTCGGCTTCTTCCTCGGCTGGATGGGCGGGCTGGGCAAGGGTCGTGCCCTCGGCGTCGGCGAAGTGAAGTTCTCCGGCATGGTGCTGCCCACCGCCAAGAAGATCACCTATTACGTGGAGCTCAAGCGCGTGATCATGCGCAAACTCGTGATGGGCGTCGCCGACGGCATCATGAAGGTGGACGGCAAGGTCGTCTACGAGGTGAAGGACATGAAGGTCGGCCTCTTCAGCGACGCGGTCGAAGCGCTCAAGAACGCCGGCGCGCAACCCGTCACGGCCTAG
- the irrA gene encoding iron response transcriptional regulator IrrA: protein MAKKVREAGTDAVERLRDAGLRPTRQRVELAGLLFARGHCHMTAESLHGDAQAAGVQVSLATVYNTLHQFTAAGILREVVVDAARSYFDTNTGDHQHFFVEEDGELIDIPGEHIEVAGVPEPPKGMAVDRIDVVVRVKKTPSALRG, encoded by the coding sequence ATGGCCAAGAAGGTTCGCGAAGCCGGAACCGACGCGGTGGAGCGCCTGCGCGACGCGGGCCTGCGCCCGACGCGGCAGCGCGTGGAGCTGGCCGGCCTGCTGTTCGCCCGGGGCCATTGCCACATGACGGCCGAATCGCTGCATGGCGACGCCCAGGCGGCGGGCGTCCAGGTTTCCCTGGCGACGGTCTACAACACGCTGCACCAGTTCACCGCCGCCGGCATCCTGCGCGAAGTGGTGGTCGACGCCGCGCGGTCCTATTTCGACACCAATACCGGCGATCACCAGCATTTCTTCGTCGAGGAAGACGGCGAGCTGATCGACATCCCGGGCGAGCATATCGAGGTCGCCGGCGTGCCCGAGCCGCCCAAGGGCATGGCCGTAGACCGCATCGATGTTGTCGTGAGAGTCAAAAAGACCCCCTCCGCCCTTCGCGGCTAA
- a CDS encoding rubrerythrin family protein — MAELKGSKTAQNLRDAFAGESQANRRYLYFAQKADVEGYNDVSAVFRSTAEGETGHAHGHLEYLEAVGDPATGEPIGDTTLNLKASIAGETHEYTDMYPGMAKTARGEGFDEIADWFETLAKAEKSHAGRFQKALDTLGK; from the coding sequence ATGGCCGAGCTCAAAGGCTCCAAGACTGCCCAGAACCTTCGCGACGCGTTCGCCGGCGAAAGCCAGGCCAACCGCCGCTATCTCTATTTCGCACAGAAGGCCGACGTCGAAGGCTACAACGACGTCTCCGCCGTGTTCCGCTCCACCGCGGAAGGCGAGACCGGCCATGCCCATGGCCATCTCGAATATCTCGAAGCGGTGGGCGATCCGGCGACCGGCGAGCCGATCGGCGACACGACGCTGAACCTCAAGGCGTCGATCGCGGGCGAGACCCACGAATACACCGACATGTATCCCGGCATGGCGAAGACCGCGCGCGGCGAAGGCTTCGACGAGATCGCCGACTGGTTCGAGACCCTGGCCAAGGCCGAGAAGTCCCACGCCGGCCGCTTCCAGAAGGCGCTCGATACGCTGGGGAAGTAA
- a CDS encoding heterodisulfide reductase-related iron-sulfur binding cluster produces the protein MSREGSLEAPTRHPIAWRDEAFYDAEALDKEMRRVFDICHGCRRCFNLCDSFPRLFDLIDNSADETIEAVKSEDFGNVVEACTLCDMCFMTKCPYVPPHEFQLDFPHLILRARAVEAKQGKKDFTQRQLAEMDRNGTMARVASPIINWASATTNKPMRALMENVAHIDRTAELPTFHTRTFVSVDKGDPIHANAAAPAYGKRKAALYATCFVNYNKPATGIAARAVLNHIGVETKVAYPGCCGMPFLEQAELDRVAKNAAKVSKELVKLIDEGYDIVALTASCGLMLKFEWPLIVPENADVKRVADATFDIDEYVVDVAKKEGLPAGMNALPEGVTVHLACHARAQNMGPKAAEMLRLIPNTPVDVIERCSGHGGTFGVVKPTHDLAVKVGRPVFRTAKQQGRGHIVSDCPLAAQHIVQQVKELAGKDGSEAKAREPEHPIQIMARAYGLEFS, from the coding sequence ATGTCCCGCGAAGGCTCCCTCGAAGCGCCGACACGGCATCCGATCGCCTGGCGCGACGAGGCGTTCTATGACGCCGAGGCGCTCGACAAGGAGATGCGGCGCGTCTTCGACATCTGCCATGGCTGCCGGCGCTGCTTCAATCTGTGCGATTCCTTCCCGCGCCTGTTCGACCTGATCGACAACAGCGCCGACGAAACCATCGAGGCGGTGAAATCGGAGGATTTCGGCAACGTCGTCGAGGCCTGCACGCTGTGCGACATGTGTTTTATGACCAAGTGCCCTTACGTGCCGCCGCATGAATTCCAGCTCGACTTTCCGCATCTGATCCTGCGCGCCCGCGCGGTCGAGGCGAAGCAGGGCAAGAAGGATTTCACCCAGCGCCAGCTCGCCGAGATGGACCGCAACGGCACGATGGCGCGTGTCGCCTCCCCGATCATCAACTGGGCATCAGCCACGACGAACAAGCCGATGCGGGCGCTGATGGAAAACGTCGCGCATATCGACCGCACGGCGGAGCTGCCGACATTCCACACGCGGACTTTCGTATCGGTCGACAAGGGCGATCCGATTCACGCCAATGCGGCGGCACCGGCCTATGGCAAGCGCAAGGCGGCGCTCTATGCCACCTGTTTCGTGAACTACAACAAGCCGGCGACGGGGATTGCGGCGCGCGCGGTGCTCAATCACATCGGCGTCGAGACCAAGGTCGCCTATCCCGGCTGCTGCGGCATGCCGTTCCTGGAGCAGGCGGAGCTCGATCGCGTCGCGAAGAACGCGGCCAAGGTCTCCAAGGAATTGGTCAAGCTGATCGACGAGGGCTACGACATTGTCGCGCTCACCGCGTCGTGCGGATTGATGCTGAAATTCGAATGGCCGTTGATCGTGCCGGAGAATGCGGACGTCAAGCGCGTCGCGGACGCCACCTTCGATATCGACGAATACGTCGTCGATGTCGCCAAGAAGGAAGGCCTGCCGGCCGGCATGAATGCGCTGCCGGAAGGCGTGACGGTGCATTTGGCCTGCCATGCGCGGGCGCAGAACATGGGGCCGAAGGCGGCGGAGATGCTGCGGCTGATCCCCAACACGCCGGTCGACGTGATCGAGCGCTGCTCCGGCCATGGCGGGACCTTCGGCGTGGTCAAGCCGACGCACGATCTGGCGGTGAAGGTGGGGCGGCCGGTGTTCCGCACCGCCAAGCAACAAGGGCGCGGCCATATCGTCAGCGATTGCCCGCTGGCGGCGCAGCATATCGTGCAGCAGGTGAAGGAATTGGCGGGGAAGGACGGAAGCGAGGCCAAGGCGCGCGAGCCCGAGCATCCGATTCAGATCATGGCGCGCGCCTATGGGTTGGAGTTTTCATGA
- a CDS encoding DUF3501 family protein, with amino-acid sequence MSLADRKITPADIMSDADYNAMRTALRTQSIAEKKDRRMEVGPYATFYFENYQSMWLQVQEMLRIEKGGAEQVAGELEAYNPLIPQGAELIATVMIEIEDADRRDRELRRLGHIEDTAFLEIGGDRIKGTPTDYEDRTTADGKTSSVHWLRFTFTPAQIAAFRAGTEPVVLGFTHENYGHMAVMPAATRAALSKDFA; translated from the coding sequence ATGTCCCTCGCAGACCGCAAGATCACGCCCGCCGACATCATGTCGGACGCCGATTACAACGCGATGCGCACGGCGCTGCGCACGCAATCCATCGCGGAGAAGAAGGACCGGCGGATGGAGGTCGGGCCCTATGCGACGTTCTATTTCGAGAATTATCAGTCGATGTGGCTGCAGGTGCAGGAGATGCTGCGCATCGAGAAGGGCGGCGCCGAGCAGGTTGCCGGCGAGCTCGAAGCCTATAATCCGCTGATCCCGCAGGGCGCGGAGCTGATCGCCACCGTGATGATCGAGATCGAGGATGCCGACCGCCGCGACCGCGAGCTGCGCCGCCTCGGCCATATCGAGGACACCGCCTTCCTGGAGATCGGCGGCGACCGCATCAAGGGCACGCCGACCGATTACGAGGACCGCACCACGGCGGACGGCAAGACCTCATCGGTGCACTGGCTGCGCTTCACCTTCACGCCGGCGCAGATCGCCGCGTTCCGCGCGGGGACGGAGCCGGTGGTGTTGGGCTTCACCCACGAGAATTACGGCCATATGGCGGTGATGCCGGCCGCGACGCGCGCGGCGCTCTCGAAGGATTTCGCGTAG
- a CDS encoding serine hydrolase: MAARWTTKNTRLFSGAEQAANFRAMSSIYPVRVIRRASKPAAFARGESLTLPETFEFDGKPQNTAELLAKVETTGLLVLKDDRLVFEEYWLGNDATTQSISWSVCKSFVSALIGIAIGEGAIGSVEDPVTRYAPALAGSAYDGVRLKDVLQMSSGARWNEDYSDPQSDINRFGRLLVDGTSFDDFAASCVPDRLPGTFNRYNTTDTHVLGMVVRQATGRALTDYLRDKLWEPLGMEADAFWIVDTKGAEFAGGGLNAVLRDYARLGLLYLNGGVFDGVQIVPSAWVRDSTTPDAPHVMPGVRESAALPWGYGYQWWVPDDSGAYTAIGIYGQFIYVDPKARVVIAKTSAFRDYGRSARPEHYRTADQFALFKAIAASLA; the protein is encoded by the coding sequence ATGGCTGCGCGCTGGACGACGAAGAACACACGGCTTTTTTCCGGCGCGGAGCAGGCCGCGAATTTCCGCGCGATGAGTTCGATCTATCCCGTCCGAGTGATCCGCCGCGCCTCGAAGCCAGCCGCCTTCGCGCGCGGCGAATCGCTGACCCTGCCGGAGACGTTCGAATTCGACGGAAAACCGCAGAACACCGCGGAGCTTCTGGCCAAGGTCGAAACCACCGGCCTGCTCGTCTTGAAAGACGACCGTCTGGTGTTCGAAGAATATTGGCTCGGCAACGACGCGACGACGCAGTCGATATCCTGGTCGGTGTGCAAATCCTTCGTCTCGGCCCTGATCGGCATCGCCATCGGCGAAGGTGCCATCGGCTCGGTCGAAGATCCCGTCACCCGCTACGCGCCCGCGCTGGCGGGCAGCGCCTATGACGGCGTGCGGCTCAAGGACGTCCTGCAGATGTCGTCCGGCGCGCGCTGGAACGAGGACTATAGCGACCCCCAATCGGACATCAACCGTTTCGGCCGCCTGCTGGTGGACGGCACCTCGTTCGACGATTTCGCGGCAAGCTGCGTGCCCGACCGGCTGCCCGGCACCTTCAACCGCTACAACACGACCGATACGCATGTCCTGGGCATGGTCGTGCGCCAGGCGACGGGCCGCGCGCTGACGGACTATCTGCGGGACAAGCTCTGGGAGCCGCTCGGCATGGAAGCCGACGCCTTCTGGATCGTGGACACCAAGGGCGCCGAATTCGCGGGCGGCGGCCTCAACGCGGTGCTCAGAGACTATGCCAGGCTCGGTCTTCTCTATCTGAACGGCGGCGTCTTCGACGGGGTTCAGATCGTGCCGTCCGCCTGGGTGCGCGATTCGACGACACCCGACGCGCCGCATGTGATGCCCGGCGTGCGGGAATCGGCGGCGCTGCCCTGGGGCTATGGCTATCAATGGTGGGTGCCGGACGACAGCGGCGCCTACACTGCGATCGGCATCTACGGCCAGTTCATCTATGTCGACCCGAAGGCGCGCGTGGTGATTGCCAAGACCTCGGCCTTCCGCGATTACGGCCGCAGCGCCAGGCCCGAGCACTACCGCACCGCCGACCAGTTCGCCCTGTTCAAGGCCATCGCGGCGTCGTTGGCCTGA
- a CDS encoding cupin domain-containing protein, which translates to MPKIDIAAAPERKGSGYPPPFDAPCAERVRQRLGNAGGLTDFGVNLMRLPPGNWSSQRHWHSHEDEFVYVLEGELTLIEDGGETVLRAGDCAAFPKGSGNGHHMINRSAALAIYLEVGSRAPEDMTTCSDIDMKSANSDGRFVHKDGTPYPQS; encoded by the coding sequence ATGCCGAAGATCGACATCGCCGCCGCGCCGGAACGCAAAGGCTCCGGCTATCCGCCGCCTTTCGATGCGCCTTGCGCCGAGCGCGTGCGGCAAAGGCTGGGCAATGCCGGCGGCCTCACGGATTTCGGGGTCAATCTCATGCGCTTGCCGCCCGGCAATTGGTCGAGCCAGCGCCACTGGCACAGCCATGAGGACGAATTCGTCTATGTGCTGGAGGGCGAGCTGACGCTGATCGAGGACGGCGGCGAGACGGTGCTGCGAGCCGGCGACTGCGCCGCCTTTCCGAAGGGCTCGGGCAACGGCCATCACATGATCAACCGGTCGGCCGCACTGGCGATCTATCTGGAAGTCGGGTCGCGCGCGCCCGAAGACATGACGACGTGCTCCGACATCGACATGAAGAGCGCCAATTCCGACGGCCGCTTCGTCCACAAGGACGGCACGCCCTATCCGCAATCTTGA